The proteins below come from a single Plasmodium sp. gorilla clade G2 genome assembly, chromosome: 13 genomic window:
- a CDS encoding RNA-binding protein, putative produces MAKNKDSDENVSDEDSRRSEHKKEDVERHPKEKRSRSNSSQAKKSSSNYQSKEKHTERKVRRRKNSHGNNSYETSSEEYNDKSSSDEHRRRRRERDRYRERDRERDRERDRERDRDRDIDRERDRERDRERERKSIREERLGRDDKYDRRKKRRQSNLNRNLTSSHERSRSRERRRRRIQAECIKKAGGFKRLADMEGHETTNVFWDGFQWVAKTNQTNPHHLDPAIMNSTRKLRRLYFGNLPLHLGLSENAFQEIVWNEMKKRKYCNDENINPVLYVWFAKDKGNYGFVEFATVEETERALTMDGMICKGVALKVSRPNDYSTNTVKQNQNMLLQNINKINNNNNNNSNNSNNSNINNINNIINNKTNNMNNYNNNPFNKPPPPPPGAPPQSFYIQNNSYSSLTNIDNIHTKYLRVIEIVSLESICNEEYSTIVEDIKEGFHSQGLIINAILINHKYVENTPFNIGDVIIEFENEDSVDKSIQNMSSRKYEGKFINMDKCDQHTFDTYVKPIIRDLYDNQ; encoded by the exons atGGCAAAAAACAAAGATTCTGATGAAAATGTGTCAGATGAAGATAGTAGGAGGTCTGAGCATAAAAAGGAAGATGTAGAAAG GCAcccaaaagaaaaaagaagcCGATCCAATTCTAGCCAAGCGAAAAAAAGTTCGTCCAATTATCAATCTAAAGAAAAACATACAGAGAGAAAAGTAAGAAGGAGAAAAAACTCACATGGTAATAATTCATATGAAACCTCATCCGAggaatataatgataaatcgAGCTCAGATGAGCATAGAAGAAGGAGAAGAGAAAGAGATAGATATAGAGAAAGAGATAGAGAAAGAGATAGAGAAAGAGATAGAGAAAGAGACAGAGATAGAGACATAGATAGAGAAAGAGACCGAGAAAGAGACCGAGAAAGAGAAAGAAAAAGTATAAGGGAAGAACGGTTAGGAAGAGATGACAAATATGAtaggagaaaaaaaagaagacaAAGTAATTTAAACCGAAATTTGACATCATCTCATGAAAGGTCAAGATCAAGagaaagaagaagaagaagaatacAAGCTGAATGTATTAAAAAGGCAGGAGGATTTAAACGGTTAGCTGATATGGAGGGTCATGAAACAACAAATGTATTTTGGGATGGTTTTCAATGGGTAGCAAAAACAAATCAAACAAATCCACATCATTTAGATCCAGCTATAATGAATTCAACAAGAAAATTAAGAAGATTATATTTTGGAAATTTGCCACTACATTTAGGATTGAGTGAAAATGCATTTCAAGAGATTGTATGgaatgaaatgaaaaaaagaaaatattgtaatgatgaaaatataaatcctGTTTTATATGTATGGTTTGCAAAAGACAAAGGGAATTATGGATTTGTTGAATTTGCAACTGTAGAAGAAACAGAAAGAGCTTTAACAATGGATGGTATGATATGTAAAGGGGTGGCTTTAAAAGTATCACGACCTAATGATTATTCAACTAATACTGTTAaacaaaatcaaaatatgttactacaaaatataaacaaaattaacaataataataataataatagtaataatagtaataatagtaatattaataacattaataatataataaataataaaacaaataatatgaacaattataataataatccatTTAATAAACCACCTCCCCCACCTCCAGGTGCACCACCACAAAGTTtctatatacaaaataattcatattcttctttaacaaatatagataatatacaTACCAAATATTTAAGAGTTATTGAAATTGTTTCACTTGAATCTATTTGCAATGAAGAATATTCAACTATCGTTGAAGATATTAAAGAAGGATTTCATAGCCAAGGATTAATTATTAATgctattttaataaatcacAAATATGTAGAAAATACTCCTTTTAATATTGGAGATGTTATTATAGAATTTGAAAATGAAGACTCAGTTGATAAAAGCATTCAAAATATGTCTAGTCGAAAATATGAAggaaaatttataaatatggatAAATGTGATCAACATACATTTGATACATACGTAAAACCAATCATTCGTGATCTATATGATAATcaatga